A genome region from Flavobacterium sp. includes the following:
- a CDS encoding ZIP family metal transporter has protein sequence MNYLLPLFSVLLGYSVALFIKPNNKTNLKLLLAFSGSFLLSLTVMHLLPEVYSSHNHKIGLFIMVGILFQIVLEFFSKGAEHGHVHGHAKMSQIPWLLFISLCIHAFLEGFPVSHHHDLAVGIAIHHLPIAVILTTFFINADLNKKAIFAFMLTFSVMTPLGTVASEYLSFLNDYYTEITAIVIGILFHISSTIIFESSEGHKFNIAKVSMIVLGILLAFFL, from the coding sequence ATGAACTATTTACTACCCTTATTTTCTGTACTTTTAGGATATAGTGTGGCTTTGTTTATAAAACCAAACAACAAAACCAATTTAAAATTACTACTCGCATTCAGCGGTTCTTTTTTGTTATCGTTAACCGTAATGCATCTTCTGCCGGAAGTTTACAGTTCTCATAATCACAAAATTGGTTTATTTATAATGGTCGGAATTTTATTCCAGATTGTTTTAGAATTTTTCTCAAAAGGAGCCGAACACGGACACGTTCACGGACACGCAAAAATGTCTCAAATCCCATGGCTTTTATTCATTAGTTTGTGTATTCATGCCTTTTTAGAAGGTTTTCCGGTAAGTCATCATCATGATCTGGCTGTTGGCATTGCGATTCATCATTTACCAATTGCCGTGATTCTAACGACATTTTTCATCAATGCCGATTTAAACAAAAAAGCCATTTTTGCTTTCATGCTGACTTTTTCTGTTATGACACCTCTTGGAACTGTCGCTTCAGAATATCTGTCTTTTTTAAACGATTATTATACCGAAATAACCGCGATCGTGATTGGTATTTTATTCCACATTTCGTCCACAATTATTTTTGAAAGCAGCGAAGGACACAAATTCAATATTGCCAAAGTTTCGATGATCGTTCTCGGAATTCTATTGGCATTCTTTTTATAA
- a CDS encoding class I SAM-dependent methyltransferase, with protein sequence MSDAPNSSTPNPERNTESWFTSWFDTPYYHILYKDRNYREAQIFMDNLTHYLNLPEKAKVLDLACGKGRHSIYLNQLGYNVLGADLSENSIAEASKNSNEHLHFKVHDMREPFEEKFDAIFNLFTSFGYFESDDDNLTTLKAIKESLSEYGFAVIDFMNVNQVIETLVPEEVKTVDGIDFHIKRYVEDGHILKEIDFEDQGRKYHYTEKVKALTLKDFQDLMEEAGIYLLDIFGDYKLKKFHKTESERLIMIFK encoded by the coding sequence ATGTCTGACGCACCCAACTCATCTACACCAAATCCGGAAAGAAATACCGAAAGCTGGTTCACATCCTGGTTTGACACTCCGTATTATCACATTCTGTACAAGGATAGAAATTATAGAGAAGCGCAGATTTTCATGGATAATTTAACGCATTATTTAAATCTGCCTGAAAAGGCTAAAGTTTTGGATTTAGCCTGCGGAAAAGGACGTCATTCTATTTACCTGAACCAATTAGGCTATAATGTTTTAGGTGCCGATTTATCTGAAAACAGCATTGCTGAAGCCAGCAAAAACAGCAACGAACACCTGCATTTTAAAGTGCATGATATGCGCGAGCCTTTTGAGGAAAAATTCGACGCTATTTTCAATCTTTTCACGAGTTTTGGCTACTTCGAAAGTGACGATGATAACCTTACAACACTAAAAGCAATTAAAGAAAGTTTATCTGAATATGGTTTTGCTGTCATCGATTTTATGAACGTAAATCAGGTTATCGAAACTCTGGTTCCCGAAGAAGTAAAAACGGTTGACGGAATTGATTTTCACATTAAAAGATATGTTGAAGACGGGCATATTTTAAAAGAAATTGATTTTGAAGACCAAGGCAGAAAATATCATTATACCGAAAAAGTAAAAGCGCTGACTTTAAAAGATTTTCAGGATTTAATGGAAGAAGCCGGAATTTATCTTCTGGATATTTTTGGCGATTATAAGCTTAAAAAATTCCATAAAACCGAAAGCGAAAGATTAATCATGATTTTTAAATAA
- a CDS encoding THUMP domain-containing protein, with protein MEENFRMIAKCFFGFEEILEKELRTLGAQDVEKGVRMVSFKGDKGFMYKANLSLRTALKVLKPIYSFRANNEQALYKGIAGINWSKLLNANQTFVIDTTVHSTYFNHSEFVSQKCKDAIVDQFRERTGQRPSIDKQYPDLRINVHIDRDQVSVSLDTSGNSLHQRGYRTATNIAPINEVLAAGILLLSGWDGQSHFLDPMCGSGTFLAEAAMIACNIPANINRKEFAFEKWKDWDNDLFDTIVDSLMKKTREFHYTIKGFDKAPSAVSKAKDNIRNANLDDYITIHEDNFFDTEKEVEGKLHMVFNPPYDERLDIHMERFYQNIGDTLKKNYPGTNAWFITANLEALKFVGLKPSRKIKLFNGSLEARLVKYEMYEGSKRTKFQVS; from the coding sequence ATGGAAGAAAATTTTAGAATGATTGCCAAATGTTTTTTTGGCTTTGAAGAAATATTAGAAAAAGAATTGCGTACGCTTGGTGCTCAGGATGTCGAAAAAGGTGTGCGTATGGTAAGTTTTAAAGGAGATAAAGGGTTTATGTACAAAGCTAATTTATCGCTTAGAACAGCACTTAAAGTTCTAAAACCAATTTATTCTTTTAGAGCTAATAACGAACAGGCTTTGTATAAAGGAATTGCCGGCATAAACTGGTCAAAACTCCTGAATGCAAACCAAACCTTTGTTATTGATACAACGGTTCATTCTACTTATTTTAATCATTCGGAGTTTGTTTCTCAAAAATGTAAAGATGCGATTGTCGATCAGTTTAGAGAAAGAACAGGGCAGAGACCAAGTATCGATAAACAATATCCGGATTTAAGAATTAATGTACATATTGATAGAGATCAGGTTTCGGTTTCTTTAGATACATCAGGAAATTCACTTCATCAGCGTGGTTATAGAACGGCTACGAATATTGCGCCTATAAACGAGGTTTTAGCTGCTGGAATTCTTTTGTTATCTGGCTGGGATGGCCAAAGTCATTTTTTAGATCCAATGTGCGGTTCCGGAACTTTTCTTGCCGAAGCGGCAATGATTGCCTGTAATATTCCGGCTAATATTAACCGAAAAGAATTTGCTTTCGAAAAATGGAAAGACTGGGATAACGATTTGTTTGATACAATCGTTGATAGTTTAATGAAGAAAACCAGAGAGTTTCACTATACTATAAAAGGTTTTGACAAAGCACCAAGTGCGGTTAGCAAAGCAAAAGATAATATCAGAAATGCCAATCTTGATGATTATATAACGATTCACGAAGACAACTTTTTTGATACTGAAAAAGAAGTTGAAGGAAAACTGCACATGGTTTTCAATCCGCCTTATGATGAGCGTTTAGATATTCACATGGAGCGTTTTTATCAAAATATCGGGGATACTTTAAAGAAAAATTATCCGGGAACAAATGCCTGGTTTATAACCGCAAATCTTGAAGCCTTGAAATTTGTTGGATTAAAACCGTCAAGAAAAATCAAACTTTTCAACGGAAGCCTTGAAGCTCGTTTGGTTAAATACGAAATGTACGAAGGAAGTAAAAGAACGAAATTTCAAGTTTCTTAA
- a CDS encoding aspartate/glutamate racemase family protein, translating to MRKIGLIGGISWVSTSDYYRLINLGINEKRGGLNFSECLVYSFNYADIKKNNDNNDWDSTFKMLFKGCEFLKSGGAEAIVLCANTMHLIADKLQEAIDLPIIHIAAETAVEIEKQNLKKVGLLGTKFTMELDFFKDKLKAKGIEAIIPANEEVKDFIHYTIFEELGRGIVTDETKKRYLEIANELVKNGAEGIILGCTEIPMVIKEGDLSVPIFDTTLIHAKAAVEFQLS from the coding sequence ATGAGGAAAATAGGCCTTATTGGCGGGATAAGCTGGGTTTCGACTTCAGATTATTACAGACTTATAAATCTTGGAATAAATGAAAAACGGGGAGGTTTAAACTTCTCTGAATGTTTGGTTTACTCGTTTAATTATGCTGATATTAAAAAGAATAACGACAATAATGACTGGGATTCGACTTTTAAAATGCTTTTTAAAGGCTGCGAATTTTTAAAATCCGGCGGGGCAGAAGCTATCGTTTTATGTGCCAATACAATGCATTTAATTGCTGATAAACTTCAGGAAGCGATTGATTTGCCTATTATTCATATTGCGGCAGAAACAGCTGTTGAAATTGAGAAACAAAACCTGAAAAAAGTAGGGTTATTGGGAACCAAATTTACAATGGAACTTGATTTCTTTAAAGATAAGCTAAAAGCGAAAGGTATTGAAGCTATTATTCCTGCTAATGAAGAAGTTAAAGATTTTATTCATTATACTATTTTTGAAGAACTTGGCAGAGGAATTGTGACGGATGAAACTAAAAAACGTTATCTCGAAATTGCTAATGAACTGGTTAAAAATGGTGCAGAAGGCATTATTTTAGGATGTACCGAAATTCCGATGGTAATAAAAGAAGGAGATTTATCAGTTCCTATTTTTGATACAACTTTAATACATGCAAAAGCGGCAGTTGAATTTCAATTGTCTTAA
- a CDS encoding DUF6048 family protein, which yields MKHTLKYIFSLCFLLFMFLGQAQEVKDSTAVKEVVTEKPKTKASKPDVQEVKKDSIPLKTDRYGLRVGVDLYKLTRGFYDKDYKGVEFTADWRLTKKYYAAAELGFEDKTTDDDRLNSTATGTYIKAGFDYNLYENWLDMENLITIGLRGGFSNFSQTLNSYKIYNPNPYWGEQPSINVDQKYNGLTAAWFEVAMGIKAEVFNNLFVGFGVQLKLLAMNNKPSGFDNLYIPGFNRTYDGSFGVGFNYTVSYFIPIYKKKVVVPEIVKEAPKKK from the coding sequence ATGAAACACACGTTAAAGTATATTTTTAGCCTTTGCTTTTTGCTGTTCATGTTTTTGGGACAGGCTCAGGAAGTAAAAGATTCTACAGCTGTAAAAGAAGTTGTTACTGAAAAGCCAAAAACCAAAGCTTCAAAACCAGACGTTCAGGAAGTTAAAAAAGATAGTATTCCTTTAAAAACAGATCGTTATGGTCTACGTGTTGGTGTTGATTTATACAAACTAACAAGAGGATTTTACGACAAAGATTATAAAGGTGTTGAATTTACTGCCGACTGGCGTTTAACAAAAAAATACTACGCCGCTGCCGAACTTGGTTTTGAAGATAAAACAACCGATGATGACAGATTAAACTCTACTGCAACAGGAACTTATATAAAAGCAGGTTTTGATTATAATTTATATGAAAACTGGCTGGATATGGAAAACCTTATAACAATAGGTTTAAGAGGAGGTTTTAGTAATTTTAGCCAGACTTTAAACAGTTATAAAATTTACAATCCAAATCCTTATTGGGGAGAACAGCCGTCAATAAATGTTGATCAAAAATACAATGGTTTAACCGCTGCGTGGTTTGAAGTTGCTATGGGAATTAAAGCAGAAGTTTTTAACAACCTTTTTGTTGGTTTTGGCGTTCAGCTAAAGCTTTTAGCAATGAACAACAAACCTTCTGGTTTTGATAATCTTTATATTCCGGGATTCAACAGAACTTATGACGGAAGTTTTGGTGTAGGATTTAATTACACAGTTTCGTATTTTATTCCGATTTACAAAAAGAAAGTAGTTGTTCCTGAAATCGTAAAAGAAGCTCCTAAGAAAAAATAA
- a CDS encoding DUF6452 family protein, which translates to MKKIVSLLLIFTFGLSGCEKDDICDANTPTTPRLVIEFYDNAAPTVLRPVTNLKVVGVGKDDTDAIVFNENGTSVTKYLTSGSKISIPLKTDGTSTSYKFIFNATSASPNTDVLTFNYATQSVYVSRACGFKTTFTLNPRDATANSGLIKTDPAGDGIWMLNVNVVESNIELENETHVKVYF; encoded by the coding sequence ATGAAAAAAATAGTTTCTCTTTTATTAATCTTTACTTTTGGATTATCCGGTTGTGAGAAAGATGATATTTGCGATGCAAATACACCAACCACTCCCCGATTAGTAATCGAATTTTATGATAATGCGGCTCCTACCGTTCTTAGACCTGTTACCAACTTAAAAGTAGTGGGTGTAGGTAAAGATGATACTGACGCTATTGTTTTTAACGAAAACGGCACTTCGGTAACGAAATATTTAACGAGTGGAAGCAAAATTTCTATACCATTAAAAACAGATGGTACTTCTACTTCTTATAAGTTTATTTTTAATGCTACCAGCGCATCTCCTAACACAGATGTTTTGACATTTAATTATGCAACACAAAGTGTATATGTTTCGAGAGCCTGCGGTTTTAAAACCACTTTTACATTAAATCCTCGTGATGCAACTGCAAATTCAGGACTTATAAAAACAGATCCTGCCGGAGACGGGATATGGATGTTAAATGTTAATGTAGTAGAATCTAATATAGAACTTGAAAATGAAACACACGTTAAAGTATATTTTTAG
- the rlmD gene encoding 23S rRNA (uracil(1939)-C(5))-methyltransferase RlmD has protein sequence MGRKNTDKVVFHQIQVLDAGAKGVSVAKAPDGKVIFIPNVVPGDVVDVQTFKKRKAYYEGKAVKFHELSQHRVEPICEHFGVCGGCKWQNMKYSQQLYFKQNEVKNHLQRIGKVELPEFENILGSEKQFFYRNKMEFSFSNSRWLTEKEIGSTEDLGNRNALGFHIPKMWDKILDIEKCHLQEDPSNAIRNEIRAFANEHNLAFFNPREHSGLLRTLMIRTASTGEIMVLIQFFEDDKANRELVLDHVYEKFPQITSLQYVVNAKQNDTIYDQDIKLYKGRDYILEEMEGLKFSINAKSFYQTNSDQAYELYKITREFAGLTGNETVYDLYTGTGTIAQFVSKKAKKVIGVESVPEAILDAKANAERNNITNCEFFVGDMKVVFNEAFIAQHGKPDVIITDPPRDGMHAAVIDQILKIAPKKVVYVSCNSATQARDLALMDEKYKVTRVRPVDMFPQTHHVENVVLLELR, from the coding sequence ATGGGAAGAAAAAATACAGACAAAGTTGTCTTTCATCAAATTCAGGTTCTTGATGCCGGAGCAAAAGGAGTCTCAGTAGCAAAAGCTCCTGACGGAAAAGTAATCTTTATTCCGAATGTCGTTCCTGGCGATGTTGTTGATGTACAAACATTCAAAAAAAGAAAAGCATATTACGAAGGAAAAGCCGTAAAATTTCACGAATTATCTCAACATCGTGTAGAGCCAATCTGCGAACATTTTGGTGTTTGCGGCGGATGCAAATGGCAAAATATGAAATACAGCCAGCAGTTGTATTTCAAACAAAATGAAGTAAAAAATCATTTACAGCGTATAGGAAAAGTTGAACTTCCGGAATTTGAAAATATTCTAGGTTCAGAAAAACAGTTTTTCTATAGAAATAAAATGGAATTTTCGTTTTCTAACAGCCGTTGGTTAACCGAAAAAGAAATTGGCAGCACAGAAGATTTAGGAAACAGAAATGCATTAGGATTTCATATTCCGAAAATGTGGGATAAGATTCTTGATATCGAAAAATGTCATTTACAGGAAGATCCGTCAAATGCCATTAGAAATGAAATCAGAGCTTTTGCCAACGAACATAATTTAGCTTTTTTTAATCCAAGAGAACATTCAGGATTATTAAGAACTTTAATGATTCGTACCGCTTCGACTGGAGAAATTATGGTTTTAATTCAGTTTTTTGAAGATGATAAAGCAAACCGCGAACTGGTTCTGGATCATGTATACGAAAAATTTCCGCAGATCACTTCTCTGCAATATGTTGTAAACGCAAAACAAAATGATACTATTTACGATCAGGATATAAAACTTTACAAAGGAAGAGACTATATTCTTGAAGAAATGGAAGGTTTAAAATTTAGTATTAACGCTAAATCTTTCTATCAGACAAATTCAGATCAGGCTTACGAATTGTACAAAATAACAAGAGAATTTGCCGGATTAACCGGAAATGAAACTGTTTACGATTTATATACAGGAACAGGAACTATTGCTCAGTTTGTTTCTAAAAAAGCAAAAAAAGTAATTGGTGTAGAAAGCGTTCCAGAAGCTATTTTAGATGCTAAAGCCAATGCAGAACGCAATAATATTACGAATTGCGAGTTTTTTGTTGGAGACATGAAAGTGGTATTCAATGAAGCTTTTATAGCACAACACGGAAAACCTGATGTTATTATTACGGATCCGCCTCGAGACGGAATGCATGCTGCTGTAATTGATCAAATTCTAAAAATTGCACCTAAAAAAGTAGTGTATGTAAGCTGTAACTCTGCAACACAAGCACGTGATTTAGCTTTAATGGATGAAAAATATAAAGTAACACGCGTACGTCCGGTTGATATGTTTCCGCAGACACATCATGTTGAAAATGTTGTACTTTTAGAACTTCGTTAA
- a CDS encoding HAMP domain-containing sensor histidine kinase, whose amino-acid sequence MTLLATGITLLVLKQLIRPISLASKSLDDYRNNRKLSILPTDYTDEAGLLMCNIQESIYESESFINEKQDLIYMLSHDLKNFAGNPQGLAKLILSENPSESIKHLADLICESTNLQFRYIENFIKLLKEQDQVVKTNQEIRIISFENILPFINEQVEQRLIDKNIILNLSVEINEAKLRIDEGLLVQVLVNLISNAIKFSYFDSVVKVRIYKENSNVVITVADRGIGFDKNQIEELFKKFTKMSRLGTANESSTGIGLYLCKKIIEKNRGQLTAASEGKNKGAEFKIEFEI is encoded by the coding sequence ATGACATTATTAGCAACCGGAATTACTTTGCTTGTTTTAAAACAGCTTATAAGACCTATTTCACTGGCTTCAAAATCACTGGACGATTATAGAAATAACAGAAAGTTATCGATTCTTCCAACTGATTATACTGATGAAGCAGGACTGTTAATGTGCAATATTCAGGAATCTATTTATGAGTCTGAAAGTTTTATCAACGAAAAACAGGATTTAATTTATATGCTTTCTCATGATTTGAAAAACTTTGCAGGAAATCCTCAGGGTTTGGCCAAATTGATTTTAAGTGAAAATCCTTCGGAATCGATTAAACATTTGGCTGATTTAATTTGCGAATCGACTAATTTACAATTCCGATACATCGAAAACTTTATTAAGTTATTAAAAGAACAAGATCAGGTTGTAAAAACCAATCAGGAAATCAGAATTATTTCTTTTGAAAATATTCTGCCGTTTATAAATGAACAGGTCGAACAGCGATTAATCGATAAAAATATAATTCTGAATTTAAGCGTTGAAATCAACGAAGCTAAACTTAGAATCGATGAAGGACTATTAGTTCAGGTTTTGGTAAATCTGATAAGTAATGCTATTAAATTTTCGTATTTTGACAGCGTAGTAAAAGTGAGGATTTACAAAGAAAATTCAAATGTTGTAATTACGGTTGCTGATAGAGGAATAGGCTTTGATAAAAATCAGATTGAAGAATTATTTAAAAAATTCACCAAAATGAGCCGTTTGGGTACTGCTAATGAATCTTCAACCGGAATTGGATTATATTTATGTAAAAAGATTATCGAGAAAAACAGAGGGCAGCTTACTGCTGCAAGCGAAGGAAAAAATAAAGGGGCCGAATTTAAAATTGAATTTGAAATCTAA
- a CDS encoding aldo/keto reductase, protein MNYRKLGKTNFNISEISLGTWQIGGKWGSGFNDKTADELINTAIDNGVNFIDTADVYENGLSETAVGRVVRSRSERIYIATKCGRQINPHVNDGYQPQVLQKFVEDSLKRTGLETLDLIQLHCPPTEVYYRPEIFEMFDRLKDQGKILNLGVSVEKVEEALKAIEYSNVTTVQIIFNLFRQRPSQLFFSEAQKKDIGIIARVPLASGLLTGKFDAKTTFDTQDHRNFNRNGEAFDKGETFSGIDYDLGLKAVEKLKALFPETENLAPIALQWILSFNDISCIIPGASKESHVLSNLSVYDLPKLSAEKISEMNKIYDEYIKPSVHHLW, encoded by the coding sequence ATGAATTACAGAAAACTCGGAAAAACAAACTTCAATATCTCTGAAATCTCACTTGGAACCTGGCAGATTGGAGGAAAATGGGGTTCAGGATTTAATGATAAAACAGCTGATGAACTTATCAATACAGCAATCGACAACGGTGTAAATTTTATTGATACTGCCGATGTTTATGAAAACGGATTAAGCGAAACTGCTGTTGGAAGAGTGGTTCGCTCCCGCTCTGAACGTATTTATATCGCTACAAAATGCGGACGTCAGATTAACCCGCATGTGAATGACGGATATCAGCCACAAGTGCTTCAGAAATTTGTTGAAGACAGTTTGAAAAGAACCGGACTGGAAACTTTAGATTTGATTCAGCTGCATTGTCCTCCTACCGAAGTATATTACAGACCTGAAATCTTTGAAATGTTTGATCGTTTAAAAGATCAGGGGAAAATTTTAAATCTTGGCGTAAGTGTCGAAAAAGTTGAAGAAGCTTTAAAAGCTATTGAATACTCAAACGTAACCACGGTTCAGATTATCTTTAATTTATTCCGTCAGCGTCCATCACAGTTATTTTTCTCAGAAGCACAAAAGAAAGATATCGGAATCATTGCCCGTGTTCCTCTTGCGAGCGGACTTTTAACAGGTAAATTTGATGCCAAAACAACTTTTGACACACAAGATCATAGAAATTTCAACAGAAACGGTGAAGCTTTTGATAAAGGCGAAACTTTTTCGGGAATCGATTATGATTTAGGATTAAAAGCTGTTGAAAAACTAAAAGCATTGTTTCCGGAAACTGAAAATCTTGCTCCTATCGCTCTGCAATGGATTTTGAGTTTTAATGACATAAGCTGTATCATTCCGGGAGCTTCAAAAGAAAGTCATGTACTTTCAAACTTATCAGTTTACGATTTACCTAAACTAAGCGCAGAGAAAATTTCAGAAATGAATAAAATTTATGACGAATATATAAAACCTTCTGTACATCATCTTTGGTAA
- the cysM gene encoding cysteine synthase CysM — translation MGPQKLLNLIGNTPLMETVNLVKNKNVKLLLKLEGNNPGGSVKDRAAYNMIAAALERGDIKPGDKLIEATSGNTGIALAMIAQLFGIEIELVLPEDSTKERTQTMRAYGATVILTPAEEGIIGSRDYADKKVAQGGYLMLNQFANDDNWKAHYKTTGPEIWNDTNGTVTHFVSAMGTTGTIIGTSTYLKEKNPAIQIVGAQPSDGSQIPGIRKWPQEYLPKIFDASKVDTVIDVSEEEAREMTKRLALEEGVFAGMSSGGSVAVALKIAEKLESGVIVAVICDRGDRYLSSDLFD, via the coding sequence ATGGGTCCACAGAAGTTACTAAACCTAATTGGAAACACTCCATTAATGGAAACCGTCAATTTGGTTAAAAATAAAAACGTTAAGCTTTTACTGAAACTTGAAGGAAATAATCCGGGAGGAAGTGTAAAAGACCGCGCTGCATATAATATGATCGCCGCTGCTCTTGAAAGAGGCGATATTAAACCAGGTGATAAATTAATTGAAGCAACAAGCGGGAATACCGGAATTGCCCTTGCCATGATTGCGCAATTATTTGGTATAGAAATCGAATTGGTTTTACCAGAAGATTCAACTAAAGAAAGAACACAAACTATGCGTGCTTATGGCGCAACAGTTATTTTAACGCCAGCAGAAGAAGGAATTATTGGTTCTAGAGATTATGCTGATAAAAAAGTCGCTCAGGGCGGTTATTTGATGCTAAATCAGTTTGCAAACGACGATAACTGGAAAGCACATTATAAAACCACAGGGCCTGAAATCTGGAATGATACTAACGGAACTGTAACGCATTTTGTTTCGGCAATGGGAACTACAGGAACCATTATTGGAACTTCGACTTATTTAAAAGAAAAAAATCCGGCGATTCAAATCGTAGGTGCTCAGCCAAGCGACGGATCTCAGATTCCGGGAATCCGTAAATGGCCTCAGGAATATTTACCTAAAATCTTCGATGCCTCGAAAGTAGATACCGTTATTGACGTAAGCGAAGAAGAAGCCCGAGAAATGACTAAAAGATTAGCGCTTGAAGAAGGCGTTTTTGCCGGAATGAGCAGCGGCGGTTCTGTAGCAGTAGCCCTTAAAATTGCTGAAAAATTAGAATCTGGAGTTATAGTTGCCGTTATCTGCGATCGCGGTGACAGATATTTGTCTTCGGATTTGTTTGACTAA
- the epsC gene encoding serine O-acetyltransferase EpsC yields the protein MTKDNIIQNIKALKSHSHINYGIKTKTEDFTEKLFYTLFDSNAALDESIDELEIRFKEIAVLACKKPENLCESIWDRFVEKLPGVLEKLNQDAEYILENDPASNSIDEVYLGYPGFYAIAIYRLSHELYKLDLLLFSRLMSEYAHRITGTDIHAGADIASPFFIDHATGIVIGETTVIKKHVKIYQGVTLGALSVSKEMKNAKRHPTVEANVCIYANATILGGETTIGKNSIIGGNSWITKSIPEDSIVLNTTTTEVKIKEKK from the coding sequence GTGACAAAAGACAATATCATACAGAATATCAAGGCATTAAAAAGCCATTCTCATATAAATTACGGTATAAAAACCAAAACAGAAGATTTTACAGAGAAGCTTTTCTACACTCTTTTTGATTCTAATGCCGCGCTTGACGAAAGCATCGACGAACTTGAAATACGTTTTAAAGAAATTGCTGTTCTCGCCTGCAAAAAACCCGAAAATTTATGCGAATCGATTTGGGACAGATTTGTTGAAAAACTTCCGGGAGTTCTGGAAAAATTAAATCAGGATGCTGAATATATCTTAGAAAATGATCCGGCATCAAACAGTATTGACGAAGTTTATTTAGGATATCCGGGGTTTTATGCCATCGCTATTTACAGATTAAGCCACGAATTATACAAATTGGATTTGCTGTTATTTTCAAGATTAATGAGCGAATACGCACACCGAATTACCGGAACTGATATTCATGCCGGTGCCGATATTGCTTCGCCATTCTTTATCGATCACGCAACGGGAATCGTTATTGGTGAAACTACCGTTATCAAAAAACACGTAAAAATTTATCAGGGTGTAACTTTGGGAGCTTTGAGCGTAAGCAAAGAAATGAAAAATGCGAAAAGACATCCAACCGTTGAAGCAAACGTATGCATTTATGCTAATGCTACCATTTTAGGAGGCGAAACTACCATTGGAAAAAATAGTATAATAGGCGGAAACTCATGGATAACAAAATCTATTCCTGAAGATTCTATCGTTCTGAATACCACTACAACAGAAGTTAAAATAAAAGAAAAAAAATAA
- a CDS encoding DUF1003 domain-containing protein, translating into MKNNSTFKSAISNISFPENEKICGKSIHDPILSLIIKDHPSFCDEDCISFQELNEYRQRYISNYLSTEIGALSDLEKSVISSLKEDKSIVSIVEDEDEKRSFGQKIADQVADFGGSWTFIISFVVFIVVWIGSNVYLLLNKGFDPYPFILLNLILSCIAALQAPVIMMSQNRQEEKDRNRAKKDYMINLKSELEIRMIHDKIDHLIMHQQQELIEIQKVQIEMMNDILNQIKK; encoded by the coding sequence ATGAAAAATAATTCAACTTTTAAAAGTGCTATTTCTAATATTTCTTTTCCCGAAAACGAGAAAATCTGCGGAAAATCTATTCACGATCCTATTTTGAGTCTTATTATTAAAGATCATCCTTCGTTTTGTGATGAAGATTGTATTTCATTTCAGGAATTGAATGAATATCGCCAAAGATATATTTCTAATTATCTGTCTACTGAAATCGGAGCGCTTTCTGATCTTGAAAAAAGTGTTATTTCATCTTTAAAAGAAGATAAATCAATCGTGAGTATTGTTGAAGATGAAGATGAAAAAAGAAGTTTTGGACAAAAAATAGCCGATCAGGTGGCTGATTTTGGCGGAAGCTGGACTTTTATTATTTCGTTTGTAGTTTTTATTGTGGTTTGGATTGGTTCGAATGTGTATTTGTTGCTCAATAAAGGTTTTGATCCTTATCCGTTTATTTTGTTGAATTTGATTTTGTCCTGTATTGCCGCACTTCAGGCTCCGGTAATTATGATGAGCCAGAATCGTCAGGAAGAAAAAGACCGAAATCGTGCCAAGAAAGATTATATGATTAACCTGAAATCTGAATTAGAAATCAGAATGATTCATGATAAAATTGATCATTTGATTATGCATCAGCAGCAAGAATTAATCGAAATTCAGAAAGTGCAGATTGAGATGATGAACGATATTTTAAACCAGATTAAAAAATAA